Part of the Lichenicola cladoniae genome is shown below.
TCGCTGACCTGCACCCATTGCGCCCACTTCGCGCTGACCGTGTTCCCCGAGGTGAAGGCGAAGCTGATCGACACCGGCAAGGTGTTCTTCGTGTTCCACGACTTTCCGCTCGACCAGCTCGCACTGGTCGCCGCCGCCGTGGCGCGCTCGTTGCCGCCGGAACGCTACCTGCCGTTCATCGACAGCCTGTTCGCCAGCCAGGATCGCTGGGCGTTCGGCTCCGACCCCGCGACCGAACTCGGCCATCAGGCCGCACTGGCCGGCATGGCGGAGCCGGCGTTCCAGGCGCTGGCGCACGACCCGTTGCGAAACGCGATCGTGGCCGAGCAGGATGACGGCCAGAAGCGCTACGACATCCAGGGCACGCCCACCTTCATTTTCGGCAACGACAAGGCCGGCCCGATCGAAACCTACGCCGAGTTCGCCGCAGCCACGGACAAGGCGC
Proteins encoded:
- a CDS encoding thioredoxin domain-containing protein — encoded protein: MPIHRRTLLAGAPALLMPLLGAGLVRPAFAQRADARMDQRALGSPDAKIVVQEWFSLTCTHCAHFALTVFPEVKAKLIDTGKVFFVFHDFPLDQLALVAAAVARSLPPERYLPFIDSLFASQDRWAFGSDPATELGHQAALAGMAEPAFQALAHDPLRNAIVAEQDDGQKRYDIQGTPTFIFGNDKAGPIETYAEFAAATDKALATPG